A window of the Hordeum vulgare subsp. vulgare chromosome 5H, MorexV3_pseudomolecules_assembly, whole genome shotgun sequence genome harbors these coding sequences:
- the LOC123397932 gene encoding LOB domain-containing protein 12-like, whose amino-acid sequence MAGAQTGSSATPCASCKLLRRRCARDCVFAPYFPPEDPHRFATVHRVFGASNVSKMLQELPAAQRADAVSSLVYEATARMRDPVYGCAGAISYLQQQVSQLQVQLAVAQAEIIQRINHPSPSAAFHLQELQQRQAQQQQQMQMDDDDKAYSSLVMQNDLMSTLLLQEACLKKESLWT is encoded by the coding sequence ATGGCCGGGGCTCAGACCGGGAGCAGCGCCACGCCGTGCGCGTCATGCAAGCTCCTGCGGCGGCGGTGTGCCAGGGACTGCGTGTTTGCGCCTTACTTCCCGCCGGAGGACCCCCACCGGTTCGCCACCGTGCACCGGGTCTTCGGCGCCAGCAACGTGAGCAAGATGCTGCAGGAGCTCCCTGCGGCGCAGCGGGCTGATGCCGTGAGCAGCCTGGTGTACGAGGCCACAGCGCGGATGCGGGACCCCGTCTACGGATGCGCCGGCgccatctcctacctccagcagcaggtctcCCAGCTCCAGGTGCAGCTGGCCGTCGCACAGGCCGAGATCATCCAGCGCATCAACCACCCGTCCCCGTCCGCTGCATTTCACCTGCAGGAGCTCCAGCAGCGCcaggcgcagcagcagcagcaaatgcAGATGGACGATGATGATAAGGCGTATAGCAGCCTCGTCATGCAGAATGATCTGATGAGCACGCTGCTGCTGCAGGAGGCGTGCCTTAAGAAAGAGTCCCTATGGACATGA
- the LOC123396081 gene encoding protein DOUBLE-STRAND BREAK FORMATION-like, which yields MAMDQEGTTAHQRHGGGSITDDALSLFASRLSHHRFGDEELRVLEAALSTGGDVAALLSTRSAARKLLRESVAGACAAAAVEGDGARLSVADFFARAFALAGDVESCLAMRYEALVLREAKYSDDLQLHVFHEEWLTFAHDSLDNGFYTIASKAFANALVHIHPIHLNATNATLKKNKVNDIRGLQTLAKSLSAQRSVQTQSAEYMKRKTSGVNEECNLHSEKPKLPANLMFRLGIKTRNTQKLLLSRKRNLEEV from the exons ATGGCGATGGACCAGGAGGGCACCACAGCCCACCAGCGGCACGGCGGCGGCTCCATCACCGACGACGCCCTCTCCCTGTTCGCCTCCCGCCTCTCGCACCACAG GTTCGGAGACGAGGAGCTCCGGGTACTGGAGGCGGCGCTCTCCACCGGGGGCGATGTTGCCGCGCTGCTCAGCACGCGCTCGGCAGCCCGGAAACTTCTGCGGGAGAGCGTGGCCGGGGCGTGCGCCGCAGCTGCGGTCGAGGGGGACGGGGCGAGGCTCTCCGTCGCCGACTTCTTCGCGCGCGCCTTCGCCCTCGCGGGAGATGTCGAG AGCTGCCTTGCTATGAGATATGAAGCGCTGGTTCTGCGAGAGGCCAAATACTCCGACGACCTTCAATTGCATGTATTCCATGAAGAATGGTTAACCTTTGCACATGACTCTCTTGATAATGGGTTCTACACCATTGCTTCCAAG GCTTTTGCGAATGCTCTTGTGCACATTCATCCCATCCACTTGAACGCTACTAATGCGACACTGAAGAAGAACAAGGTCAATGATATAAGAGGACTCCAAACCTTGGCCAAGTCATTATCTGCACAGCGTTCTG TTCAGACACAATCCGCTGAATACATGAAAAGGAAAACTTCAGGCGTTAATGAAGAGTGCAATTTACATTCAGAAAAACCGAAGTTACCGGCGAACTTGATGTTTAGGCTGGGGATCAAAACaaggaacacacaaaaactacttCTTAGCCGCAAGAGAAACTTAGAAGAGGTTTGA